The following proteins are co-located in the Megalobrama amblycephala isolate DHTTF-2021 linkage group LG12, ASM1881202v1, whole genome shotgun sequence genome:
- the LOC125280474 gene encoding tumor necrosis factor receptor superfamily member 14-like → MFTLKIIVLFTIIVPLHYDFCWCRCADAEYEMNGQCCPMCAAGNRVYSHCTDDTSTTCAPCPEFTFIDEPNGLSKCFACTVCDASRGLRVKKACIWWSDTVCEPREQFYCIEKNKGSCRNAEKHSECSPGQYIKQAGTPSTDTVCADCEADTYSNGSFSSCLPHTQCEALGLTETTPGTRSSDRECGNTTARIAIGVTVTLIIIIAVVSFTTVHIRKKRRSGRGTQETGNYSKEKASMVVGDYVNAEPNRLEEVLTNRESLLIPVTIDSSLETPQKCLQIREKIK, encoded by the exons ATGTTCACTTTGAAGATTATTGTTCTCTTTACTATTATTGTTCCACTTCACTATGATTTTTGCTGGTGTCGATGTGCTGATGCTGAATATGAGATGAATGGGCAATGCTGTCCAATGTGTGCTGCTG GAAATCGTGTTTATAGCCACTGCACAGATGACACCAGCACAACTTGTGCTCCATGCCCTGAATTCACTTTCATTGATGAACCCAACGGCCTCTCAAAATGCTTTGCCTGTACTGTGTGTGATGCAA GTCGAGGGTTAAGAGTGAAAAAAGCCTGTATTTGGTGGTCAGATACTGTTTGTGAGCCACGGGAACAATTCTACtgcattgaaaaaaataaaggtaGCTGTAGAAACGCTGAGAAACACTCTGAATGCAGCCCTGGACAATATATCAAACAAGCAG GAACTCCCTCCACAGATACAGTATGTGCGGATTGTGAAGCTGACACATATTCAAACGGCTCTTTTTCATCCTGTTTACCACACACACA ATGTGAAGCTCTGGGACTCACTGAAACAACTCCAGGAACACGATCATCTGACCGTGAATGTGGAAATACTACTGCACGCATTGCTATTGGTGTTACAgttactttaataataataattgcagTAGTAAGTTTTACAACTGTACATATTCGAAAGAAGAGACGATCTGGTAGAG GAACACAG gaaacaggaaattatTCCAAGGAAAAAGCCAGTATGG TTGTTGGTGACTATGTAAATGCTGAGCCAAACAGATTGGAAGAAGTCCTAACAAATCGGGAATCACTATTGATTCCAGTCACTATTGATTCCAGTCTAGAGACTCCTCAGAAATGTCTCCAAATCAGGGAGAAAATCAAATGA